The Coffea eugenioides isolate CCC68of chromosome 8, Ceug_1.0, whole genome shotgun sequence genome has a segment encoding these proteins:
- the LOC113780244 gene encoding DELLA protein RGL2-like has translation MEMFHSDHFEFLGVSGKYDSTEGFQFEDHGREEKRNCLITNNDEREASKGIGSFYPGTLGSNQVHDSTAEKGVIYSKLHQEQQLKDLTGFACFNDPHEEEITKLADDVAFANSEFNDANKERPYAGSLQILKNYRRRFRKLSVEKMDLPSYQGCTLITGHKLSTDAILKLAAQNFIQSSSKGTTESFELSHPYASSFGGLCVEDTKDVKLVQHLLASAELVAKKQFERAGKLLLRCDKLSSDQGNTIERLVYYFSGALHERIDRETGTVTPEGLGKMQSIDILDMMSGLTSAKISMQKSVPFGQVCQFAGTQGVLDHVADATKIHIVDLEIRTGMHYTILMQALATRSQNPLEYLKVTAIGTKSKAKIEETGRQLASFAQALKLKFSINIIMVADIMDLNENLFEINADEAVAVWVEYYFMFMIRRQDMLESLMNVVKAINPRVMIVTEVEGNHNSPVFVTRFIEALFFYGAFFDSLEDCLKHDPKNRMIVESVYLSQAIRNIVATEGEERTIRQVAVNVWKAFFARFGMVQVELSMSSMYQANLVLKNFECGSSCTLNKDGKGLIIGWKGTPIHSLSAWKFGCDSTLIF, from the coding sequence ATGGAGATGTTCCATTCCGATCACTTTGAATTTCTGGGTGTCTCTGGGAAGTATGATTCTACAGAAGGTTTTCAGTTTGAAGATCACGGGAGAGAAGAGAAACGGAATTGTCTGATTACAAATAACGATGAAAGGGAAGCGTCCAAGGGCATTGGCTCCTTTTATCCTGGTACCCTTGGGTCGAATCAGGTGCATGACAGTACAGCTGAGAAAGGAGTTATCTACTCCAAATTGCATCAGGAGCAGCAGTTAAAAGATTTGACAGGTTTTGCCTGTTTCAATGATCCCCACGAGGAAGAGATTACGAAGCTTGCCGATGATGTGGCTTTTGCAAATTCAGAATTTAATGATGCAAATAAAGAAAGGCCATATGCAGGATCCCTTCAGATTCTGAAGAACTACAGGAGAAGGTTCAGAAAATTAAGTGTTGAAAAGATGGATTTGCCAAGTTACCAGGGGTGCACTCTTATAACTGGCCATAAATTATCTACTGATGCTATTCTAAAGTTGGCTGCACAAAATTTCATTCAAAGTTCTTCCAAAGGTACTACTGAGTCCTTTGAGCTTAGCCATCCTTATGCCAGTTCATTCGGTGGCTTGTGTGTAGAAGACACCAAAGACGTGAAACTTGTCCAGCATCTTCTAGCTTCAGCTGAATTAGTAGCCAAGAAGCAGTTCGAACGTGCAGGTAAGCTCCTCCTTAGATGTGATAAGCTGAGTTCTGATCAAGGAAATACTATTGAAAGGTTGGTGTATTATTTCTCTGGTGCACTTCATGAGAGAATTGATCGTGAAACTGGAACAGTTACACCTGAAGGATTGGGGAAGATGCAGTCCATCGATATTCTAGACATGATGTCAGGACTCACATCGGCCAAAATTTCGATGCAAAAATCAGTTCCCTTTGGTCAGGTTTGCCAGTTTGCAGGAACTCAAGGTGTATTAGATCATGTAGCCGATGCAACAAAAATTCATATTGTCGATCTTGAGATAAGGACTGGAATGCATTACACAATTTTGATGCAAGCTCTAGCGACTAGGAGTCAAAATCCCCTTGAATATCTTAAGGTAACGGCGATAGGAACCAAATCAAAGGCCAAAATTGAGGAGACTGGAAGACAACTTGCAAGCTTTGCCCAGGCTTTGAAATTGAAATTCTCAATTAACATAATCATGGTTGCGGATATCATGGATCTTAATGAGAACCTGTTTGAGATAAATGCTGATGAAGCAGTTGCTGTCTGGGTGGAATACTACTTCATGTTCATGATTCGTAGGCAAGATATGCTGGAATCGTTGATGAATGTTGTCAAAGCTATTAATCCTCGTGTGATGATTGTTACCGAAGTTGAGGGGAACCATAATTCTCCAGTTTTTGTGACCCGCTTCATTGAAGCTCTATTTTTCTATGGTGCTTTCTTTGATTCCTTGGAAGACTGTCTAAAGCATGACCCAAAGAATAGAATGATCGTTGAATCAGTATACCTCAGTCAGGCAATAAGGAACATAGTAGCAACTGAAGGAGAGGAAAGGACAATCCGACAGGTGGCAGTGAATGTCTGGAAGGCATTTTTTGCTCGTTTTGGGATGGTTCAGGTAGAGTTAAGCATGTCTTCCATGTATCAAGCGAATTTGGTgctgaaaaattttgaatgtgggaGTTCCTGCACACTTAATAAGGATGGAAAAGGCCTAATCATCGGGTGGAAGGGGACCCCAATTCATTCACTTTCTGCTTGGAAGTTTGGATGCGATTCTACTTTGATCTTTTAA
- the LOC113780245 gene encoding probable 2-oxoglutarate-dependent dioxygenase AOP1, which yields MSSEGPKLPFIDFSNQELKPGFPLWNSLKIQVREALEEYGCFEASYDRIPIQLRKSIFDAVTELFDLPLQVKVKNSNGKPYHGYIGQSPLFPLYEGMGIDEANVLEHAESFSKDMWPEGNSEFSKTIQNYAEQLSELDQMVRKMVLESLGVEQYIDEHLESTHYLLRVIKYKGPQTNETKLGLPSHRDANLVTILHQNQVQGLELQKKDGQWIDFKPSPNSFVVMIGESFHAWTNGRLHPPNHRVMMTGNEARYSVGLFSFPKDGYMVKAPRELVDETHPLLFQPFNCPEYLAYIYKGGKKVYSSFKTYCGA from the exons atgagTTCTGAAGGCCCAAAGCTTCCCTTCATAGATTTCTCAAACCAAGAGCTGAAACCAGGATTTCCATTGTGGAATTCCTTGAAAATTCAAGTTCGAGAAGCCCTTGAAGAATATGGTTGCTTTGAAGCATCATATGACAGAATCCCTATTCAGCTTAGAAAATCTATTTTTGATGCTGTAACAGAGCTTTTTGATCTTCCATTGCAGGTCAAAGTGAAAAACTCAAACGGCAAGCCTTACCATGGTTATATCGGACAAAGTCCACTCTTCCCACTATACGAAGGCATGGGAATTGATGAAGCAAACGTCCTAGAACATGCTGAGAGCTTCTCCAAGGATATGTGGCCCGAAGGGAACTCTGAATTTAG CAAGACCATACAGAATTACGCAGAGCAACTTAGTGAATTGGATCAAATGGTGAGGAAAATGGTTTTGGAGAGCTTGGGAGTCGAGCAATACATTGATGAGCACTTGGAATCTACACACTACCTTCTTCGCGTGATAAAGTATAAAGGGCCTCAGACAAATGAGACCAAACTTGGACTGCCTTCACACAGGGATGCTAACTTAGTCACCATCCTGCACCAAAATCAAGTACAAGGATTGGAATTGCAGAAAAAGGATGGGCAGTGGATTGATTTCAAACCCTCACCGAACTCCTTCGTAGTCATGATTGGCGAATCATTCCAT GCATGGACGAATGGACGCTTACATCCTCCTAATCATCGAGTCATGATGACGGGAAATGAAGCAAGATACTCTGTCGGTCTCTTTTCATTTCCGAAAGATGGATATATGGTCAAAGCCCCAAGGGAGCTAGTAGACGAGACTCACCCATTACTTTTCCAGCCCTTCAATTGTCCCGAGTACCTTGCATACATCTACAAGGGGGGCAAAAAAGTTTACTCTTCCTTTAAAACTTATTGTGGTGCTTAA